In a genomic window of Amblyomma americanum isolate KBUSLIRL-KWMA chromosome 4, ASM5285725v1, whole genome shotgun sequence:
- the LOC144128815 gene encoding amidophosphoribosyltransferase-like: MRCLYRGAVNWHRESRARSEYEQHVSPAALANTTRGGGRQERSRRVAAQLIGAEAAALTLPVGSLSRKNIAAKRLARGAWPLGEEGENGTTCSAIAPTAAEKRFLSRGSARFRAPSAAAAAKCDQAPTVRDTTSAAMAREVQFDEEHELREACGVFGCIASGEWPSNLDVSHIICLGLVALQHRGQESAGIVTSQGENLKKFAVHRGMGLVSNVFNEDSMTKLKGNLGVGHTRYSTTGGSEHELAQPFVVHTNHGLLAIAHNGELVNALALRRKILNNGVGLTTGSDSELIMQILSQPPPTGEEEDGPNWPARIRHLMSLTPTAYSLIMMYDDTIYAVRDPFGNRPLSIGVLVPPSGIKNQSNPQFEYEGWVVSSESCAFKSVSGVLYREVLPGEIVEITKHGPKSICVVPRPYTAPPAFCIFEYVYFARPDSIFEGQMVYSVRRECGKQLAREAPVEADIVSTVPESATPAALGFSEMTGIPYAEVLCKNRYVGRTFIQPSTRLRQLGVAKKFGPLSDNFNGKRIILIDDSIVRGTTVGSIIKLLKEAGAKEVHIRIASPPLRHPCYMGINIPTREELIANTLNAKQLAETLGAASLVYLSVEGLTTAVQRGIPRPNGGSREVGHCTACLTGNYPVQLEW; encoded by the exons ATGCGCTGCCTTTACAGGGGAGCTGTAAATTGGCACCGGGAGTCGCGGGCGCGAAGCGAGTACGAGCAACACGTGTCTCCAGCAGCGCTCGCGAATACAACCCGCGGGGGAGGGCGGCAGGAGAGGAGTCGTCGGGTGGCCGCGCAACTGATAGGCGCCGAGGCGGCCGCGCTAACCTTGCCGGTGGGATCTTTATCGCGGAAGAATATCGCCGCGAAACGACTGGCGAGGGGTGCCTGGCCACTCGGCGAGGAGGGCGAAAATGGCACCACGTGCTCGGCGATTGCGCCGACGGCCGCGGAGAAGAGATTTCTCAGCCGAGGCAGCGCGCGGTTTCGGGCCCCGTCCGCTGCGGCAGCCGCCAAGTGCGACCAGGCGCCCACAGTGCGGGACACCACCAGCGCAGCAATGGCCCGAGAAGTCCAGTTCGACGAAGAGCATGAGCTGCGCGAGGCGTGTGGCGTGTTTGGCTGCATCGCTAGCGGGGAATGGCCGAGCAACTTGGACGTGAGCCACATAATCTGCCTAGGTCTTGTCGCCCTGCAGCACAG GGGACAGGAAAGTGCAGGAATTGTAACCAGTCAAGGTGAAAACCTCAAGAAGTTTGCTGTCCACAGGGGCATGGGCCTTGTGAGCAATGTTTTCAATGAGGACTCCATGACGAAGCTGAAGGGAAATCTTGGTGTGGGCCACACACGCTATTCTACTACTGGCGGCTCAGAGCACGAGCTTGCTCAGCCATTTGTTGTACATACAAACCATGGCCTGCTTGCCATTGCTCACAATGGAGAGCTGGTCAATGCTCTTGCCCTTCGCAGAAAG ATTCTGAACAACGGTGTAGGACTGACAACAGGATCCGATTCTGAGCTCATTATGCAAATACTGAGCCAGCCTCCACCAACAGGGGAGGAAGAAGATGGTCCAAATTGGCCAGCACGCATTAGACATCTCATGTCCCTGACACCCACAGCATATTCACTCATCATGATGTACGACGACACCATCTATGCAGTTCGAGACCCCTTCGGGAACAGACCACTCAGCATAGGTGTCCTTGTTCCACCCAGTGGAATCAAAA ATCAAAGCAATCCACAGTTTGAGTATGAAGGTTGGGTTGTGTCCTCAGAGTCCTGCGCATTCAAGTCCGTCAGTGGAGTGCTGTACCGTGAAGTGCTCCCCGGTGAAATTGTGGAAATTACAAAACATGGGCCCAAGTCCATCTGTGTAGTCCCCAGGCCTTACACTGCACCTCCAGCATTCTGCATTTTTGAATATGTGTATTTCGCAAGGCCAGACAGCATTTTTGAAG GTCAAATGGTTTACTCCGTAAGAAGGGAATGTGGCAAGCAGCTTGCCCGAGAAGCTCCAGTTGAAGCTGACATTGTCAGCACTGTGCCAGAGTCTGCAACCCCTGCTGCCCTTGGGTTTTCAGAGATG ACAGGAATACCTTACGCTGAAGTCCTTTGCAAAAACCGCTACGTCGGCCGTACTTTCATCCAACCAAGCACTCGCCTAAGGCAACTCGGAGTTGCAAAAAAGTTCGGCCCATTGTCTGACAACTTCAATGGCAAGCGGATCATCCTTATTGATGACTCGATTGTGCGGGGCACCACAGTGGGAAGCATCATCAAGCTGCTCAAAGAAGCGGGAGCTAAAGAG GTGCACATCCGCATTGCATCACCCCCCTTGCGTCACCCATGCTACATGGGCATCAACATCCCAACGAGGGAGGAGCTCATTGCCAATACGCTCAATGCCAAGCAGCTAGCAGAGACCCTGGGGGCAGCAAGCCTAGTCTACCTGTCGGTCGAGGGCCTCACCACAGCGGTCCAGCGGGGCATCCCTCGTCCCAACGGGGGCAGCAGGGAGGTGGGCCATTGCACCGCATGCCTCACTGGCAACTATCCCGTCCAACTTGAATGGTAG